CGAAAAGAAACTGGCGCCGCCGATCGGCGATCCGCTGCGGGGGCCCTATCTGCGCTGGCTCGTCTATTACGGCTCGGCTTTCGAGCCGGCGGTGATGGACCGCCACATGAAGCAGGAGCCGCCCCGGAGCATGAGCGCCTATGGCGATTTCGAGGGCGTGATGGCGCTCATCAACGCGCAGCTTGCGGCGGGGCCCTATCTGTTCGGCGCGCGTTTCACGGCCGCCGATGTGCTCTGGGCGACCGCGCTGCGCTGGACGACGGGCTTCGGCCTCGTTCCCGCCTCGCCGCAAATCTCCGCCTATATCGAACGCGTGACAGCGCGGCCGGCTTTCGAGCGGGTCACAGCCACTGACGCGCAATTGCTGAAGGTCCACGAAGCGGCGGCGAAGTAAGCGCGCCCTCTCCCCGTCGAAACGGGGAGAGGGTTGGGGTGAGGGGCAGGGCCGCGATCACGGAACCCCGCAAGATTCCACTAGCGGCTTGCCCCTCACCCCAACCCTCTCTCGCAGGCGAGCAGAGCGCGCGGTTTACCACTCGATCGGCGCCTCGCCCTGCGCGACGAGATAATCGTTCGCCTTCGAGAAATGCCGGCAGCCGAAAAACCCGTTATGCGCCGAGAGCGGCGAGGGGTGGGCGCATTCCAGCACGAGATGTTTGTGGCGGTCGATGCCCGCGCCCTTGCGGCGCGCGTAGGAGCCCCACAGCATGAAGACGACGCCCGCGCGCGCGCGCGACAGCGCATGCACGGCGGCGTCGGTGAACTGTTCCCAGCCCTTGTTCTGATGCGAGCCCGCCTGTGACGCGCGCACGGTGAGCGTGGCGTTGAGCAGCAGCACGCCCTGCCGCGCCCAGCGCGAGAGGTCGGGATCGCGCGAAACGGAATGGCCGAGGTCGGCCTCGATTTCCTTGAAGATGTTTTGCAGCGACGGCGGCGGCGCCACGCCGGCGCCAACCGCGAAACACAGACCATTCGCCTGTCCGGGACCGTGATAGGGGTCCTGGCCGAGGATGACGACCTTAACACTGTCAAACGGGCATTCGTCAAAGGCGCGGAAAATCTGGGCGGCCGGCGGATAGATCGTCTGCGCCGCATATTCGCCGCGCACGAATTCACGCAAACCCGTGAAATAGGGCTGCTCGAATTCGCTGGCGAGATGCTTGCGCCAGCTCTCGTCGATGCGGACGGGCTTGTTCATTGTCGCCTAATTGTCGATGACGCCCGCAGCAGCGAGCTCTCTTTTGATGGTCAAAATCTGTTCCGCGACGTTATTCATGAATCGGCTTTGGATGATACCGCCGAAGTCTGAGAAAATCTCGGTTCCCTCTTTGAGCAAGAGCATTACGTGTTCGCGTCCTAGGCGACCGCAAAACCAACCCACTTCGTAGATAACATTTGGCCGAGCTTGCAGATAAAATCTGTCATTTTCTCTTATTTGATCATCGGGTGTAAACAGAGCGATCGCGAAACTGCATGTCCTCGCATAATGCTCGAATTTTTCTATGATAGTGGTGCAGCCTGCACTCGGCTGCTCCGTCAAAACGATGGGGTTCAATTGGAATTGCTCGATTAGGAGGTGTTTGAGCTCGCGCCATTTCGCCTCATCGTGTCCATGAATAACGAAGATGTTCTCTCGCTTCTGAAGGTGGTTGTGGTGGCTAGTCATTCGAATCGATTCCGGATTTCTATTCAACCTTGTCCTCAATGCTCGAACGATCACCCTGATGTTTTCCACCGACTTAAACGAAGGTGTTCCAGAGAAATTTGAAACGCCTTCGTTTGCTTCTTTCAAAATTTGATTAGCGTAAGGGTTTGGCCCCAAAGTATCATTGCATAGGTCTCTCAATTCGATAACGCACTGCCGGAACAGCGCGTCGTCCCCTTCTCCTATATGAATGCCGTCTCGGTCACGCCGAAATCGCGACTGAATTTCGTCCAAAGAGACTAGGTAGTTGTTGAGTTCTGAAATGATTTCGTCGCTTTTCACGATCAGCCTCAGTCCTGCAACGGCCCCCAGGCCGGATCGCTGGCGTAGCCTGGCGTCGGCACTTGCGACTCCGAGCGGCCGAAGACGTCGACCATGTGAATCTTCGGCCC
The DNA window shown above is from Methylocystis echinoides and carries:
- the ung gene encoding uracil-DNA glycosylase, coding for MNKPVRIDESWRKHLASEFEQPYFTGLREFVRGEYAAQTIYPPAAQIFRAFDECPFDSVKVVILGQDPYHGPGQANGLCFAVGAGVAPPPSLQNIFKEIEADLGHSVSRDPDLSRWARQGVLLLNATLTVRASQAGSHQNKGWEQFTDAAVHALSRARAGVVFMLWGSYARRKGAGIDRHKHLVLECAHPSPLSAHNGFFGCRHFSKANDYLVAQGEAPIEW
- a CDS encoding glutathione S-transferase family protein, with translation MSENGLILYHSPQTRSSSVLILLEELGAPYKLRDVNFRIGAQRRPEYLAVNPVGKVPAIVHDGALVTELAAIFIYLADAFPEKKLAPPIGDPLRGPYLRWLVYYGSAFEPAVMDRHMKQEPPRSMSAYGDFEGVMALINAQLAAGPYLFGARFTAADVLWATALRWTTGFGLVPASPQISAYIERVTARPAFERVTATDAQLLKVHEAAAK
- a CDS encoding nucleotide-binding protein, which encodes MKSDEIISELNNYLVSLDEIQSRFRRDRDGIHIGEGDDALFRQCVIELRDLCNDTLGPNPYANQILKEANEGVSNFSGTPSFKSVENIRVIVRALRTRLNRNPESIRMTSHHNHLQKRENIFVIHGHDEAKWRELKHLLIEQFQLNPIVLTEQPSAGCTTIIEKFEHYARTCSFAIALFTPDDQIRENDRFYLQARPNVIYEVGWFCGRLGREHVMLLLKEGTEIFSDFGGIIQSRFMNNVAEQILTIKRELAAAGVIDN